The following are encoded together in the Mastacembelus armatus chromosome 6, fMasArm1.2, whole genome shotgun sequence genome:
- the nlrc5 gene encoding protein NLRC5 isoform X3, with translation MAWALSPQPACLFCWSFVSSVSCPALFPCLTCCSNTTSLQKVVMMKSKPSWTTSFPIQSTAAGCWMAMMSLTANSPDKRHREKCWAQNTLSLLQTSSQGWSIVSFFQDVLCWSLAVYVMSWIWKACRIRWGSCWDGTGRRSRSESTNRALGMQAADLLLSNRHLLAMSSLPALCNICCICLKHLLLEDKERVAVAQSREEERKPETRKQETEKGLKGVWTAEERRGSSKDLRVDGRCQIPTTLTQVYLTVLGAFLSRDSDNRGKPEKATTTRSPQRLTPLSQYRSELCELSRLAWRGLEENKMLFMEEEISQDVLELSIRTGLLLQVELRHERGMLVNAYCFIHLTMQEFLAALRIMTSNDVSDTQLKKRFSLKTRWMTKSDQRTVFTDSLHLYVCGLASSHCTPTLMQLDRASGGKGGPSWVQTRQNLVLKLLKNLCHSNSLTGPKILELCHCVQESQNKQLAKEVVSTRPILELRNIRLLPNDIDAVAFVVNSAANSGVGLDFRACSMELECLDVLPSCQYINSLSFRSRKYGDKLAEKLSSILPKFTTLSKLEFCVASLTATGAASLASALQACPGIMELNLSDNNLKDEGINHIANILNKLPKLVSVKLGQNNTSLTAVNCLIRKLASNLNIQHILADGKKNVTVTFSQNSVTNSHKTKSEPAINLLNQEWNKSEMQKLANSLVRWPALSVVDLSGGQWDVETLRTLTQFLPKFSVTKKIILNGSCSSVEGLVVLTALMSDCPSVMELHIRLQSSSDPKDPIVVSIVFSGGTERPANEVSKKLCLSSCGLVPADLEKVWRSLGTSSDLTILDLSSNCLGNKSLKKLLDVLPRLRNIQEINLSNNDISMEGVAMLAGALCSHKNLTQVDISNRGREQVLLKFWPVRSNDNQELKLFRINNSNLLPSDISTICKKLVRCHHCLELDVSHSSLNDEAIENLLKALPKMLSLQRLNVSHCIASAAEALVLVRCLMLSHRVTSVELRSQSESVIHLDRVKAEQSSCRLTHFDLSSDNLERLLKILQEGPLLSALDLSNNQLGDRGVKHVVDSLPGLKITSYVNLSSNGLSQQGLLDVASTLCMCDNVSDVEVCLGAEERCLIWLRQYGGCEKTLSVRESHLQHEHVVRLAEILSDCPSLTKLEFKNNLLKLEWIEDFLKLLNIGERRCTVSIEEYWIRAEEAFGLVCRCLELSANIQTIRVHHTTLHLSLMKSAELTSISLVDCAVEGHQLAPLRSIMQSCSLLAELDFSHNILGMEGAEFLCSVLPLLPNLTSLSIGSKDRVTVNEKLSEALLECTSLQTLNLSGYEIEDTAAQVMTRMFPRLLSLNLSHCGWSAAGGLQIFQALGQCVSLEGLCLDSVHLDEDSRVSLAQSLRNNKSLRSLKLNNITPVMEPLEVNGVHLLAAMEGLTQMEEIGLDSWRMTDIEVEQLTRLLPVWTKLRKISLSKNKISDQSGDKVVEALIGCSHLEELHLSSNHLKDLTAARMALVLPSLTHIRVLDISDNSIGREGSLSLSKAIMYMKSLTKINLTSVGTSELCAVAASLAHCPLIQDMGLGWNNCGDEVALELAKIFLFCKKLTRIDLESNNVSVAGAEALAKALESCPAFQLIRLWRNKVSSTEAKRLRDKDGRMNFSST, from the exons ATGGCCTG GGCCCTATCCCCTCAACCTGCCTGTTTATTCTGCTGGAGTTTCGTCAGCTCCGTCTCCTGTCCCGCCCTCTTTCCCTGTCTGACCTGCTGTTCCAACACTACCTCCCTCCAGAAAGTGGTAATGATGAAAAG CAAGCCATCGTGGACTACCTCCTTTCCAATCCAGAGCACAGCTGCTGGGTGCTGGATGGCTATGATGAGTTTGACAGCAAACTCACCAGACAAGAGGCACAGGGAGAAGTGCTGGGCCCAGAATACCCTCTCCCTGTTGCAGACCTCATCTCAGGGTTGGTCAATCGTCAGCTTCTTCCAGGATGTACTGTGTTGGTCACTTGCCGTCTACGTGATGTCATGGATTTGGAAGGCGTGTCGGATAAGGTGGGGCAGCTGCTGGGATGGGACTGGCAGGAGATCAAGGA gTGAGTCAACAAACAGGGCTCTTGGCATGCAGGCAGCAGATCTCCTGCTTTCCAATCGACACCTCCTTGCTATGTCATCCCTTCCTGCCCTCTGCAACATCTGCTGCATCTGTTTGAAGCATCTTCTGCTAGAAGATAAAGAGAGGGTGGCAGTTGCACAatccagagaagaagaaagaaaacctGAGAccagaaaacaagaaacagaaaagggaCTAAAAGGAGTATGGACtgcagaagagagaagaggaagtagTAAAGATCTAAGGGTGGATGGCAGATGCCAGATACCCACCACCCTTACCCAAGTCTACCTGACTGTTCTTGGTGCTTTTCTGAGTCGTGACTCTGATAACAGAGGCAAACCTGAGAAGGCAACCACCACAAGATCTCCACAGAG GTTAACCCCTCTGAGTCAGTATCGCTCTGAGTTGTGCGAGCTAAGCCGGCTGGCCTGGAGAGGTTTAGAAGAAAACAAGATGCTTTTTATGGAAGAAGAAATTTCTCAGGATGTTTTGGAGTTGTCAATCAGGACAGGGCTCCTGTTACAG GTGGAGCTCAGACATGAGCGTGGGATGCTTGTCAACGCCTACTGCTTCATTCATCTGACAATGCAGGAGTTTTTGGCCGCACTCAGAATCATGACCAGTAATGATGTTAGTGACACGCAGCTCAAGAAGAG ATTCAGTCTGAAAACTCGCTGGATGACCAAGTCAGACCAAAGAACGGTCTTCACcgactctctgcacctgtatGTATGTGGTCTGGCTTCATCACACTGCACTCCAACCCTCATGCAGTTAGACAGGGCTTCTGGTGGAAAAGGAGGCCCAAGCTGGGTCCAAACACGACAAAACCTTGTTCTAAAACTGCTAAAAAACCTGTGCCACAGCAACAGTCTGACTGGACCAAAG ATACTGGAGCTTTGCCACTGTGTTCAAGAGAGCCAGAACAAACAATTGGCCAAGGAGGTTGTGAGTACAAGACCCATCCTGGAGCTGCGCAACATCCGCCTGTTACCTAATGACATCGATGCTGTGGCTTTTGTAGTTAATTCAGCTGCCAACAGTGGTGTTGGATTGGACTTTCGAGCATGCTCCATGGAGCTGGAGTGTTTAGATGTCCTGCCCAGCTGTCAGTACATTAACTCCCTCAG TTTTCGCAGCCGCAAGTATGGTGACAAATTGGCTGAGAAGCTGTCCTCCATTTTGCCTAAATTCACAACCCTGAGCAAATTAGA GTTTTGTGTTGCCAGTCTGACTGCCACAGGAGCAGCTAGTTTGGCTTCAGCTCTACAGGCTTGTCCAGGCATCATGGAACTCAA ccTAAGTGACAACAATCTGAAAGATGAAGGGATCAATCACATagcaaatattttaaacaaactgCCCAAACTGGTCTCTGTAAA GCTGGGTCAAAACAACACCTCACTGACAGCTGTAAACTGTCTCATTCGGAAACTGGCTTCTAACTTGAACATCCAGCACATTCTTGCAGA tggaaagaaaaatgtgacagtAACTTTTTCTCAAAACTCAGTTACCAACAG cCATAAAACTAAGTCAGAACCAGCAATCAA TTTGTTGAACCAGGAATGGAACAAGTCTGAGATGCAAAAACTTGCAAATTCATTGGTGCGTTGGCCTGCCCTTTCTGTTGTGGA TTTGTCTGGAGGCCAGTGGGACGTGGAAACTCTGAGGACACTAACTCAGTTTTTGCCAAAGTTCAGCGTTACCAAGAAGATCAT TTTGAATGGAAGCTGCTCTTCAGTGGAGGGTTTGGTGGTTCTCACTGCTCTAATGTCTGATTGTCCCTCAGTCATGGAGCTTCATATAAG GCTGCAGTCTAGCTCAGATCCTAAAGATCCTATCGTGGTTTCTATTGTGTTCTCCGGGGGGACAGAGAGGCCGGCGAATGAAGTATCTAAAAAACTCTG TCTGAGCAGTTGTGGCCTGGTGCCTGCTGATCTGGAGAAAGTGTGGAGGAGCTTGGGGACGTCTTCTGATCTCACCATACTGGA tttgtccagtaACTGTCTGGGCAACAAAAGCCTGAAGAAGCTGTTGGACGTCCTGCCCCGACTTAGAAATATCCAGGAAATCAA cctCAGTAACAATGACATAAGCATGGAAGGAGTGGCGATGCTGGCTGGTGCTTTGTGTTCTCATAAGAACTTAACACAAGTTGACATCAG TAACAGGGGCAGAGAGCAGGTGCTCCTGAAATTCTGGCCTGTTAGAAG CAATGACAACCAGGAGCTCAAGCTGTTCAG GATAAACAACAGCAACCTCCTGCCATCAGATATAAGCACAATATGTAAAAAACTGGTCCGGTGTCACCACTGTTTGGAGTTGGA tgtttCTCACAGCTCATTGAATGATGAGGCTATTGAGAATCTGCTTAAAGCTTTGCCAAAGATGTTGTCACTGCAGAGACTGAA TGTCAGCCACTGCATTGCATCCGCAGCTGAGGCACTGGTGTTGGTTCGGTGTTTGATGCTCAGTCACCGAGTCACATCAGTGGAACTCAG GTCTCAGAGTGAATCCGTCATTCATCTTGACAgagtgaaagcagaacaaagcaGCTGCAG GTTGACTCATTTCGACCTGAGCAGTGACAACTTGGAGAGACTGCTCAAGATCCTGCAGGAGGGCCCCCTGTTGTCTGCTCTGGA TTTGTCGAATAACCAGCTGGGAGACAGAGGAGTGAAGCATGTTGTAGATTCTCTACCAGGTCTTAAAATCACCAGCTATGTCAA TCTCAGCAGCAATGGCCTGAGCCAGCAGGGCCTATTGGATGTGGCCAGCACATTGTGTATGTGCGATAACGTCTCTGATGTAGAAGTCTG TTTGGGAGCAGAGGAGAGGTGTCTCATCTGGCTCAGACAGTACGGAGGCTGTGAGAAAACTCTGAG TGTCAGAGAGAGTCATTTGCAACATGAACATGTGGTCAGATTAGCAGAGATCTTATCTGACTGCCCCAGTCTGACCAAACTAGA GTTCAAGAACAATTTACTGAAGTTGGAGTGGATTGAAGACTTTCTGAAACTGCTGAACATCGGTGAGAGAAGATGTACTGTCAG TATTGAGGAGTACTGGATCAGAGCTGAGGAAGCTTTTGGTTTAGTGTGTCGCTGCCTCGAGCTTAGTGCCAACATTCAAACCATCAG GGTGCACCACACCACGCTACATCTGTCTTTGATGAAGTCTGCTGAACTGACTTCAATCAG CCTTGTGGACTGTGCAGTAGAGGGGCACCAGCTTGCACCTTTGAGGAGCATCATGCAGAGTTGTTCTTTGCTGGCTGAGCTGGA TTTCTCACACAACATCCTGGGTATGGAGGGAGCTGAgtttctctgttctgttctgccCTTGTTGCCAAATCTCACTTCTCTCAG tatTGGTTCCAAAGACCGTGTGACTGTGAATGAGAAGCTGTCAGAGGCCTTGCTGGAGTGTACATCTCTTCAGACATTAAA TCTATCAGGGTATGAGATTGAAGATACAGCAGCTCAGGTTATGACCAGAATGTTTCCCCGTCTTCTATCACTCAA tCTTTCTCATTGTGGCTGGTCTGCAGCTGGTGGGTTGCAAATCTTCCAGGCACTTGGACAGTGTGTCAGTCTGGAAGGCCTTTG TCTGGACTCTGTGCATCTGGATGAAGACAGCAGGGTGTCTCTGGCACAGTCACTAAGGAATAACAAGTCTCTACGCAGTCTCAA ACTGAATAATATTACCCCAGTCATGGAGCCACTAGAAGTAAATGGTGTGCATCTACTAGCTGCTATGGAAGGACTCACACAGATGGAAGAGATAGG ACTAGACAGCTGGAGGATGACTGACATTGAAGTAGAGCAGCTAACCAGACTCCTTCCTGTTTGGACAAAGCTCAGGAAGATCAG TCTTTCAAAGAACAAAATCAGCGACCAATCAGGAGACAAAGTAGTGGaggctctgattggctgcagtcACCTGGAGGAGCTCCA TCTGTCTAGCAACCATCTCAAAGATCTCACTGCTGCTAGGATGGCTCTAGTTTTACCCTCACTGACACACATCCGTGTGTTAGA taTTTCGGACAACTCAATTGGACGTGAAGGGTCGTTGAGTTTGTCCAAAGCAATAATGTACATGAAGAGCCTCACCAAGATTAA TCTGACCTCTGTTGGAACTTCAGAGCTCTGTGCTGTAGCTGCCAGTCTGGCCCACTGCCCTCTCATACAGGATATGGG